One stretch of Lachnospiraceae bacterium oral taxon 096 DNA includes these proteins:
- a CDS encoding TetR/AcrR family transcriptional regulator has translation MSIRDTSIDLRLIESARKEFMEKGFIKAELKTICNNANITTGAVYKRYKGKQELFGAVVEKAVATLDSFVSERTDVDFSSMSDEEVKNTWIMNEKYILDVFKILWDIREDFVLLLEKSARTIHENFRHDFAFRMTHAYKQYYQEAKKRNIARADITDEEMQVLCTIFWTSVYEPFIHKMSWKEIKEHCKVLCRFVDWKNAVEIID, from the coding sequence ATGTCAATACGTGATACAAGCATTGATCTAAGGCTGATTGAAAGTGCTCGTAAAGAGTTCATGGAAAAGGGATTTATAAAAGCTGAACTGAAAACGATATGTAATAATGCAAATATAACAACTGGAGCTGTTTATAAAAGATATAAAGGGAAGCAAGAACTGTTTGGTGCGGTTGTTGAAAAAGCTGTAGCAACTTTAGATAGTTTTGTTTCTGAACGAACGGATGTGGATTTTTCCTCTATGAGCGATGAAGAAGTAAAAAATACATGGATTATGAATGAAAAATACATTTTAGATGTGTTTAAAATCCTATGGGATATTAGAGAAGACTTTGTATTACTTTTAGAAAAATCTGCCAGAACAATTCATGAAAACTTTCGGCATGATTTTGCTTTTCGCATGACTCATGCATATAAGCAATATTACCAAGAGGCAAAAAAGAGAAATATTGCAAGAGCTGATATTACTGATGAGGAAATGCAGGTTCTCTGTACGATATTCTGGACATCTGTTTATGAGCCTTTCATTCATAAAATGTCTTGGAAAGAAATCAAAGAGCATTGCAAGGTTTTATGCAGATTTGTGGATTGGAAAAATGCGGTAGAAATAATTGATTAA
- a CDS encoding ABC transporter ATP-binding protein, whose amino-acid sequence MFRKVAPYMGEYKKYTIRAVIMMCIGIVAKAMPYFFLYQIISPLTNGQSISLGYVMLRVLGVLLCEIIYSFAYVKGLIFSHISAYNTLKNLRISLQGKLEKQSLGNIQSLGTGRIKKVFTEDIDMIELLLAHAIPEGIANISIPFVIIVLMFVVDFRLGLLSFIPIIIGIFAMGMMMKQGTSKMDAYYESAAVMNNTIIEYVNGMEVVKVFNKDGDSYKKFGEVVKNYRDFTLAWYRACWPWMAMYSSVLPCLALFVLPIGAFWVISGSLALDKLILVLCMSFAVGPSFMKAMNFAGKFPQLNYKITELENLMDRPPLKEGTSKFTGVNRDVKFENVRFGYGDKEILHGVNLEFKQGTTTALVGESGSGKSTLAKLLVHYYDLNDGKIMIGGQDITDMSLEALNNEVSYVSQEQFLFNTTLYENILIGKPDATREEVLEAANRAQCDEFLKRLPDGIETMAGDGGKQLSGGERQRISLARAILKDAPIIVLDEATAFMDPENEEKLNAAIDEITKNKTVLVIAHRLSTVKNADKICVIKEGRCIAANKHEKLLEECPEYKKFWDASVSASTWKIKGDEKAC is encoded by the coding sequence ATGTTTAGAAAGGTAGCTCCATATATGGGAGAATACAAGAAATACACTATCAGAGCAGTAATTATGATGTGTATTGGTATTGTGGCAAAAGCAATGCCATATTTTTTTCTGTATCAGATTATTTCACCATTGACAAATGGGCAATCTATTAGTTTGGGGTATGTGATGTTGAGGGTGTTGGGGGTACTTTTATGTGAGATCATTTACTCTTTTGCCTATGTAAAAGGACTGATATTTTCACATATAAGTGCATACAATACCCTAAAAAATTTAAGAATATCTCTACAGGGGAAACTTGAAAAACAGTCTCTTGGAAATATTCAGAGCCTTGGTACAGGTCGTATAAAAAAGGTCTTTACAGAAGATATTGATATGATCGAGCTTTTACTTGCTCATGCGATTCCGGAAGGTATTGCAAATATCTCTATTCCGTTTGTAATCATCGTTCTTATGTTTGTGGTAGATTTCCGCTTAGGTTTGCTTTCATTTATTCCAATAATCATAGGAATATTTGCCATGGGTATGATGATGAAGCAGGGCACCTCAAAAATGGATGCCTACTATGAATCAGCTGCAGTTATGAATAACACAATTATTGAATATGTAAATGGGATGGAAGTTGTTAAGGTATTCAATAAGGATGGTGATTCTTATAAAAAATTTGGCGAAGTAGTAAAAAACTACAGAGATTTCACCCTTGCATGGTACAGAGCTTGTTGGCCATGGATGGCAATGTATTCCAGTGTTTTGCCATGTCTTGCACTTTTCGTTCTTCCGATAGGAGCATTTTGGGTTATCAGTGGAAGTCTTGCTTTAGATAAACTGATTTTAGTGCTTTGTATGTCTTTTGCAGTTGGACCGTCTTTTATGAAAGCTATGAATTTTGCAGGAAAGTTTCCACAGCTTAATTATAAAATCACAGAGCTGGAAAATCTTATGGACAGACCACCGCTTAAAGAGGGAACTTCAAAGTTTACTGGGGTGAATAGAGATGTTAAGTTCGAAAATGTTAGATTCGGTTATGGAGATAAAGAGATTCTACATGGTGTAAATCTCGAATTTAAGCAGGGAACAACAACCGCTCTTGTTGGAGAATCGGGAAGTGGAAAATCTACACTAGCTAAACTTTTAGTTCATTATTATGATTTGAATGACGGAAAAATCATGATTGGTGGACAGGATATCACAGATATGTCTCTTGAAGCACTCAATAATGAGGTCTCTTATGTTTCACAGGAGCAATTTTTATTTAATACAACTCTTTATGAAAATATTCTTATTGGAAAGCCTGATGCCACAAGAGAAGAGGTATTGGAAGCGGCAAATAGAGCACAGTGCGATGAATTTCTTAAGAGACTTCCAGACGGAATAGAGACAATGGCAGGAGATGGCGGAAAGCAACTGTCAGGAGGTGAACGCCAAAGAATTTCATTGGCCCGTGCGATTTTAAAGGATGCTCCGATTATTGTTTTGGACGAGGCCACGGCTTTTATGGATCCTGAAAATGAAGAAAAATTAAATGCAGCTATTGATGAGATCACAAAGAATAAAACGGTGCTTGTTATTGCTCACAGACTTTCCACTGTGAAAAATGCAGATAAGATTTGTGTGATAAAAGAGGGTAGGTGTATAGCAGCCAATAAACATGAGAAGCTTTTGGAAGAATGCCCAGAGTATAAGAAATTTTGGGATGCCTCTGTAAGTGCAAGCACATGGAAGATTAAGGGGGATGAAAAGGCATGCTAA
- the tnpB gene encoding IS200/IS605 family element transposase accessory protein TnpB, translated as MLKAYRYRIYPNKEQEIQLAKTFGCCRFVYNQTLAYRKDAYEKEKKSVSKTDCNNYCNRELKKAYEWLKEVDKFALTNAIYNMDSAYQKFFKEHAGYPKFKSKHSNRKSYTTNFTNGNITVDFDRGRIKLPKLKRVKIKLHRKFSGRIKTATISKVPSGKYYVSVLVETEHSPLVKTNGQIGLDLGIKDLCITSDGKKYENPKTIKKYEKKLTKLQRQLANKTKGSRNYQKKRKQIALCHEKIANTRKDYLHKISSEIINENQVIVSENLQIKNMVKNHNLAKTISDVSWYELTRQLEYKSKWNGRNYIKIDTFYASSQLCFSCGYKNTNVKDLKVRDWMCPFCNTKHDRDINAAKNILAEGLRQVV; from the coding sequence ATGTTAAAGGCATATAGATATCGGATTTATCCAAACAAAGAGCAAGAAATACAGTTAGCAAAGACATTTGGCTGTTGTCGTTTTGTATATAATCAAACCCTTGCGTACAGAAAAGATGCTTATGAAAAAGAAAAAAAGTCTGTCAGTAAGACAGATTGTAATAATTATTGCAATAGAGAGCTGAAAAAAGCTTATGAATGGCTAAAAGAAGTAGATAAATTTGCTTTAACAAATGCAATTTATAATATGGATAGTGCTTATCAAAAGTTTTTCAAAGAACATGCAGGTTATCCAAAGTTTAAGAGTAAGCACAGTAATCGTAAATCATATACAACCAATTTTACAAATGGGAATATAACTGTAGATTTTGATAGAGGAAGAATAAAGCTGCCAAAATTAAAAAGGGTAAAAATAAAATTACATAGAAAATTTTCAGGTCGGATAAAAACAGCAACTATATCTAAGGTACCAAGTGGCAAGTACTATGTGTCTGTTCTTGTAGAAACTGAACATAGTCCACTTGTAAAGACAAACGGACAAATAGGATTGGATTTAGGAATAAAAGATTTATGTATCACATCAGATGGGAAGAAATATGAAAATCCGAAGACAATTAAAAAATATGAGAAAAAGCTTACAAAATTACAAAGACAATTAGCAAATAAAACAAAGGGGAGTAGGAACTATCAGAAAAAAAGGAAACAAATAGCACTATGCCATGAGAAAATAGCTAATACAAGAAAAGATTATCTGCATAAGATTTCAAGCGAAATTATAAACGAAAACCAAGTGATAGTTTCGGAAAACTTACAGATAAAAAATATGGTGAAAAATCATAATTTAGCGAAAACTATAAGCGATGTATCGTGGTATGAGCTGACAAGACAACTGGAATATAAGTCAAAATGGAATGGTAGAAATTATATTAAGATAGATACATTTTATGCAAGTAGCCAGCTATGTTTTAGTTGTGGATATAAAAATACAAATGTAAAAGATCTAAAAGTAAGAGATTGGATGTGTCCTTTCTGCAATACAAAACACGATAGAGATATCAATGCGGCAAAAAATATATTGGCAGAAGGATTAAGACAAGTAGTATAA